One Natator depressus isolate rNatDep1 chromosome 3, rNatDep2.hap1, whole genome shotgun sequence DNA segment encodes these proteins:
- the SIX3 gene encoding homeobox protein SIX3 — MVFRSPLELYPTHFFLPNFTTDPHHRSLLLASSGGGGSGSGSTGCSPGGGGSSRAPQEELSMFQLPTLNFSPEQVASVCETLEETGDIERLGRFLWSLPVAPGACEAINKHESILRARAVVAFHTGNFRDLYHILENHKFTKESHGKLQAMWLEAHYQEAEKLRGRPLGPVDKYRVRKKFPLPRTIWDGEQKTHCFKERTRSLLREWYLQDPYPNPSKKRELAQATGLTPTQVGNWFKNRRQRDRAAAAKNRLQHQAIGQSGMRSLAEPGCPTHNSAESPSTAASPTTSVSSLTERAETGTSILSVTSSDSECDV; from the exons ATGGTTTTCAGGTCCCCTTTAGAGCTTTATCCCACCCATTTCTTCTTGCCAAACTTCACCACCGACCCGCATCACCGCTCCTTACTTCTCgccagcagcggcggcggcggcagcggcagCGGCAGCACGGGCTGCAGCCCCGGCGGCGGAGGCAGCTCCAGGGCACCCCAAGAAGAGTTGTCAATGTTTCAGCTGCCCACACTCAACTTCTCCCCGGAACAAGTGGCCAGCGTCTGCGAGACGCTGGAGGAGACCGGAGACATAGAGCGGCTGGGGAGGTTCCTCTGGTCGCTGCCCGTGGCGCCAGGGGCATGCGAGGCCATCAACAAGCACGAGTCGATCCTCAGAGCCCGGGCGGTGGTGGCCTTCCACACCGGCAACTTCcgagacctctatcacatcctgGAGAACCACAAATTCACCAAGGAGTCCCACGGCAAGTTGCAGGCCATGTGGCTCGAAGCGCATTACCAGGAGGCCGAGAAGCTGAGGGGTCGCCCGCTAGGGCCGGTTGATAAATACAGGGTGAGAAAGAAGTTCCCGCTGCCCAGGACCATCTGGGATGGAGAGCAGAAGACGCACTGCTTCAAGGAGAGGACTCGCAGCCTCCTCAGGGAGTGGTACCTGCAAGACCCCTACCCCAACCCCAGCAAGAAAAGGGAACTGGCGCAGGCCACCGGCCTCACCCCCACGCAAGTAGGCAACTGGTTCAAAAACCGAAGGCAAAGAGACAGAGCAGCCGCTGCTAAAAACAG GCTCCAGCACCAGGCCATAGGACAGAGCGGCATGCGATCGCTGGCAGAGCCCGGTTGCCCTACACACAACTCGGCCGAGTCTCCGTCCACGGCGGCCAGTCCTACCACCAGCGTCTCCAGTTTGACAGAAAGAGCCGAGACGGGGACCTCCATCCTTTCGGTAACCTCCAGCGACTCGGAATGTGATGTATGA